The Phyllopteryx taeniolatus isolate TA_2022b chromosome 14, UOR_Ptae_1.2, whole genome shotgun sequence genome has a window encoding:
- the LOC133488840 gene encoding 5'-AMP-activated protein kinase subunit gamma-1-like isoform X3: MKRFGSLRRSKKRKEQDGLGGRQRSEASCLSASGLATPPSTPTQASSQPAFPQEAQQGGPSPERPGERSRPRSVSTPPDTGQRLGLPSAKPPKPSSSPVPAFSTSQHVSGLFEGMLEKLELDDDAAEPESDIYMRFMKSHKCYDIVPTSSKLVVFDTALQVKKAFFALVANGVRAAPLWDTEKQSFIGMLTITDFIIILHRYYKSPMVQIYELEEHKLETWREVYLQATFKPLVNISPDASLFDAVYTLIKNKIHRLPVIDPVTGNALYILTHKRILKFLQLFMCEMPKPAFMKQTLGELGIGTYQEIAFIHPNTPIIKALNIFVERRVSALPVVDESGKVVDIYSKFDVINLAAEKTYNNLDITVTQALKHRSQYFEGVMKCHKMETMETIVDRIVKAEVHRLVVVDERSSIEGIVSLSDILQALVLSPADGCKEENLPE; this comes from the exons CCTCTGGACTCGCCACGCCACCTTCCACCCCAACGCAGGCCTCCAGCCAGCCTGCGTTCCCCCAGGAGGCCCAGCAGGGCGGCCCCAGCCCGGAACGCCCGGGGGAACGCTCTCGCCCGCGCTCGGTGTCCACGCCGCCGGACACGGGACAGCGCCTCGGCCTTCCCTCCGCCAAACCCCCGAAACCTTCCTCCAGCCCCGTGCCGGCGTTCTCTACCTCACAACAC GTGTCCGGTTTATTCGAAGGCATGCTGGAGAAACTTGAACTCGACGACGACG CTGCTGAGCCTGAGAGCGATATTTACATGCGCTTTATGAAATCGCACAAGTGCTACGACATTGTGCCAACCAGCTCCAAGCTGGTCGTGTTCGACACGGCTCTCCAA GTTAAGAAAGCCTTCTTTGCCTTGGTGGCCAATGGCGTGCGAGCGGCTCCACTGTGGGACACAGAGAAACAAAGCTTTATCG GCATGCTGACAATCACAGACTTCATCATCATACTTCACAGATACTACAAGTCACCAATG GTGCAAATATACGAGTTGGAAGAACATAAGCTTGAGACGTGGAGAG AGGTTTACCTTCAAGCAACGTTCAAACCTCTTGTCAACATATCGCCCGATGCGAG CCTTTTTGACGCCGTGTACACgctcatcaaaaacaaaattcacCGCCTGCCTGTCATCGACCCCGTGACCGGGAACGCACTTTATATTCTTACGCACAAGAGGATCCTCAAGTTCCTCCAGCTCTTT ATGTGTGAGATGCCAAAGCCAGCTTTCATGAAGCAGACCCTGGGGGAGTTGGGCATCGGCACGTACCAGGAAATTGCCTTCATCCACCCCAACACGCCCATCATCAAAGCCCTCAACATCTTTGTGGAGAGGAGAGTGTCAGCTTTGCCCGTGGTCGATGAGTCAG GCAAGGTTGTGGACATCTACTCTAAGTTTGACGTCATC AACCTGGCAGCAGAGAAGACTTACAACAACCTTGACATCACAGTGACCCAGGCCCTCAAGCATCGCTCCCAATACTTCGAAGGAGTCATGAAGTGCCATAAAATGGAAACAATGGAGACCATTGTGGACAGAATTGTGAAAGCAGAA GTGCATCggttggtggtggtggacgAGCGTTCCAGCATCGAGGGCATCGTCTCCCTGTCGGACATCCTCCAGGCCCTGGTGCTCAGCCCAGCAG ACGGCTGCAAGGAGGAGAACCTGCCCGAGTGA